A window of Nicotiana tabacum cultivar K326 chromosome 24, ASM71507v2, whole genome shotgun sequence contains these coding sequences:
- the LOC107761428 gene encoding putative nucleoredoxin 1, protein MAMAIDQESIPHDLTVVLSSTQRDFLICRNGERVRISSIKGKIVGLYFSGLWCGLCRQFTPKLVEAYEDLYPKGDFEIVFISSDKDNESFNEYFGKMPWLAVPFSDADARKNLKQLFKVRAIPHFVILDGTGKVLSNEGVKFIKHFGSEAYPFTSERVNYLREEEEKAKENQSLRSILVHESRDFLISNEENKISVSELEGKTVGLYFAMASHKGCKNFTLKLADVYKKLKQKNFEIALISLDEKYEDFKQGFETMPWLGLPFKDKNCERLVRYFEHKLLPQLVVISPDGKTLQQNAVKLVEEYGDQAFPFTQEKLVTLANLKKEKLEAQTLESILVTADRDFVISNVGLKVPVSKLVGNNIVLYFAAQWSLPSREFLPKLITTYEEIKKKDENFEVIFISSDQDESSFNNLFSSMPWLALPFDDERKTFLSRRFNIVGIPVAIAISTSGCTVNTQVRQLLETHGAGAYPFTEEHIKNLQQRLDKTTMGWPKKGKDEIHNEHELALIHQQVYLCSGCKEIGYGWSFFCKRCDYGLHPKCAPKQEDMN, encoded by the exons ATGGCTATGGCAATTGATCAAGAAAGTATCCCTCATGATCTCACAGTTGTACTGTCTTCAACACAAAGAGACTTTCTAATATGTAGAAATGGTGAACGG GTTAGGATTAGCAGCATAAAAGGAAAGATTGTGGGCTTGTATTTCTCTGGTTTGTGGTGTGGTTTATGTCGCCAGTTTACACCAAAGTTGGTGGAAGCTTATGAGGATCTGTATCCTAAAGGTGACTTTGAAATAGTGTTCATTTCATCTGATAAAGATAATGAATCATTTAATGAATACTTTGGGAAAATGCCATGGCTTGCTGTTCCATTTTCTGATGCTGACGCGCGTAAGAACTTAAAGCAGTTGTTCAAAGTAAGGGCAATTCCACATTTTGTGATTCTTGATGGAACAGGCAAAGTTTTGAGCAACGAGGGCGTTAAATTTATCAAACACTTTGGTTCTGAGGCCTATCCATTTACATCTGAAAGAGTTAATTActtgagagaagaagaagagaaggctAAAGAGAATCAGTCTTTGAGGTCTATTTTGGTACATGAATCCCGCGATTTTTTGATTTCAAACGAAGAAAACAAG ATTTCTGTGTCAGAGCTAGAAGGGAAAACAGTAGGCCTATATTTTGCTATGGCTTCTCATAAAGGGTGCAAGAATTTCACCTTGAAGTTAGCAGATGTATATAAAAAGCTTAAacaaaagaattttgaaattgcTCTTATTTCTCTGGATGAAAAATATGAGGATTTTAAACAAGGCTTTGAGACCATGCCATGGTTGGGTTTACCTTTCAAAGACAAGAACTGTGAGAGACTTGTTAGGTACTTTGAGCATAAACTTCTACCGCAGCTAGTTGTAATTAGTCCAGATGGGAAGACTCTGCAGCAAAATGCAGTTAAACTTGTTGAAGAATATGGAGATCAAGCCTTTCCTTTCACACAAGAAAAGCTTGTTACTTTGGCTAAtctaaagaaagaaaaactaGAAGCACAAACTTTAGAGTCTATTCTTGTTACTGCAGATCGAGATTTTGTCATTTCAAATGTTGGTTTAAAG GTTCCTGTGTCTAAACTAGTGGGGAACAACATTGTACTGTATTTTGCAGCTCAGTGGAGTCTCCCAAGTAGAGaatttctacccaaactcataaCTACATACGAAGAAATCAAGAAGAAAGATGAAAATTTTGAAGTGATTTTCATATCTAGCGATCAAGATGAATCTTCCTTTAATAACTTATTTTCAAGTATGCCGTGGTTAGCACTCCCTTTCGACGATGAGAGGAAGACATTTCTGTCGCGCAGATTCAACATAGTAGGCATTCCGGTGGCCATAGCAATTAGTACTAGTGGCTGCACTGTGAATACACAAGTAAGGCAGCTGTTAGAGACACATGGTGCAGGAGCGTATCCCTTCACAGAAGAACACATAAAGAATCTGCAGCAACGACTCGACAAAACTACAATGGGTTGGCCCAAGAAAGGCAAAGATGAAATTCACAATGAGCATGAACTAGCATTAATACATCAGCAAGTTTATCTTTGCAGTGGGTGTAAGGAGATTGGGTATGGTTGGTCTTTCTTCTGCAAACGTTGTGATTATGGGCTACATCCAAAATGTGCTCCAAAACAAGAAGATATGAACTGA